GCTGGTTCACTGCAAACGCTACTCTGGCCCACGTTGAAGTGATAAACCGGCTCACTAAACACACTTCCAATATCCGTCCGGAAAAGTGCGGCGGAGGGCGTGACCTCTGCCATGGCCAGTTGGGAGGTGAAGATCTCGTGCAGGCGAGCCAGCTGATCAAATTGTTGCCTAAGAAACGAAACAATATACAAAggacacaaaaaaaaatataaataaatattatatcttTGGGGACGAAAAGAATAGATGAGTTTGGATCTTTCTATTATTAATCCGTTTTCTACACTCACCTTGCTCTTTCTCCACACTCGCTAAAGGATTCACAGGCCATGTTGAAGCTGGACACGAAGGATATGTTGTCGCAGTGACTCAGAGCTGATAGAGGATGCGCACTGGGATCGTGATCCCGATCTCTGGACATGGTCCTGGCGATCTCTTCCTCTGTAACTTGCAGGCCACAATCAATACTTCGTTGGGATGGATGATGCGAGGATGACGCTCGACTAGCCACCAGTTCAGCCTCATGAAGCTGTTCCCTGGACACATGCCGCGAGAGCATCCTGTGCAGATTATCCTGTGATATGTCCCTGGAGCCGAGGGGATCATCCAGTAATGGAAGAGCAGGGGGTACCTCTGAGGGACCGCTGTCTTCGTCCTCGTCGCCATCCGGAGGAGCTGGATCCAGGAGAGGTAAACTCTCGAAGCACGGCTGATTCAGATCCAAGGAGGGTTCCGGATTGAACGCAGGTCTGTCTGGTAAATCCAGGGATTTCTGCTTCAACTGCGACAGTTTCCAGTGCAAAGCAGTGGGGGAATTACTGGCGGACACCGTACTTTGGAAGACTTGCGTTGTCTGATTCTCCACCCACTGTCGAATCATGGTCTTCTTGTGGGCATCCATAAACCCATAGCCCTGTGTCTGACTTCCGCCGGCTGCTGGAAGATTGCCGGCTGTCAAGGATCTGCACGACTGCGACTTTGGACCATCCACCCAGGTTTCGCATTGCTTCACATGATTAACCTCCCTCATTAGATGACGAGCTTCCGCTACCTTGGCCCTGGACACTCGAGGTCCATCGATCCACTGCTCTTCCGTTATTTTCCTCATTCCCGCTTCCAGCTGTTCGAGAGCTGCTCCCGGATGAGCTCTTCGCATGGGCGATCCCTTCGGCGAGGGCACCATCGACCCTTTGGACACCATGTGCCGGGGTATCGGTATAGGTGATCCCATCGCCTGTATCTGTGGCTGCTCGTGGGGAATCATTGGCGAGGAGCAGGCTCCCGCTCCTGCCTGACGTTTCAGACTGCCCGTGTGGCTTCCCGGAAGCTTTTTAGCTGAAATTGGAAAGAAAGAGAAATATGTGAAGTATAAATAAGGTAGCAAAGGTAGCAATAGGTCAAAAGCAACCAACATCTtggccaaataaattatattgcATGGAAGCTGTCAGATtaacttttaaacaatttaagtGTTTTACCTTTTTCCGCTGCCATGGCTTTTTTCATCATCATGGGACTGTTGGAAGCTGACTTCGAGGGGGGCTTCTCCAGCCCACTCCCCTTGAGGGCTTTACTCATCACCCCGCGATTATCCCCCGCAGTCAGCGATGGCAGATATACGGGCGGATGTTCCCCATCCGTGGCATCGTCATTGGGTCCCATATAGATGACAGTGTCGGCTGAGATTTCCGAGCTCGACGGATCCGCACCCGATCCCGCCGAGGAGCCGTTGCCGCCGAGTCCTTGGGCCAAGCCCACAGCCAAGGGCATGGGAACACGATGTTTCCTGCGACGCAGGCGATGAATTCTGGATGCGATTTGAATGGTGGAGAGTGCGTCCTGATAGCTCTGCTCCGGTCGCACATGTGCCACGATGGCCACATGGCAGGTGATGGGGGCCAGGCAGTCCTTGAGCAGCGGCGTCAGCGGGTGGTCCTTGTGTGGGGGATGCCTCTGGCCGGATAGTATCGCCAGCAGTATGTTCCCGATCCCCGACAGCGGCAGTCCCCCGCTGCGATTCGCACACCCGCC
This genomic stretch from Drosophila mauritiana strain mau12 chromosome 2L, ASM438214v1, whole genome shotgun sequence harbors:
- the LOC117150220 gene encoding kinesin-like protein CG14535, with the protein product MATTSTSNMSRNGGFCGALQRAPPPMPPTLIRRLSSRECYGVGKVKVMLRVADRDRNSGGTEPDFMALDKKKRQVTLTDPRTACPPPQAAQERAPMVAAPKMFAFDNLFTGEDKQSDVCASALSEVIPAVLEGSDGCLLAMGYPATGQTQTVLGELGGGSGSGSASGSVGACSLGAAPCAIAWLYKGIQERRQKSGARFSVRVSAVGVSATKPDALSQDLLISHAAESDDSPGIYLRDDFLGGPTELRAPTAERAALFLDSALAGRLKSSGSTASGSSGCAAPLESALIFTLHVYQYSLSRKGGVAGGRSRLHIIDLGGCANRSGGLPLSGIGNILLAILSGQRHPPHKDHPLTPLLKDCLAPITCHVAIVAHVRPEQSYQDALSTIQIASRIHRLRRRKHRVPMPLAVGLAQGLGGNGSSAGSGADPSSSEISADTVIYMGPNDDATDGEHPPVYLPSLTAGDNRGVMSKALKGSGLEKPPSKSASNSPMMMKKAMAAEKAKKLPGSHTGSLKRQAGAGACSSPMIPHEQPQIQAMGSPIPIPRHMVSKGSMVPSPKGSPMRRAHPGAALEQLEAGMRKITEEQWIDGPRVSRAKVAEARHLMREVNHVKQCETWVDGPKSQSCRSLTAGNLPAAGGSQTQGYGFMDAHKKTMIRQWVENQTTQVFQSTVSASNSPTALHWKLSQLKQKSLDLPDRPAFNPEPSLDLNQPCFESLPLLDPAPPDGDEDEDSGPSEVPPALPLLDDPLGSRDISQDNLHRMLSRHVSREQLHEAELVASRASSSHHPSQRSIDCGLQVTEEEIARTMSRDRDHDPSAHPLSALSHCDNISFVSSFNMACESFSECGERARQQFDQLARLHEIFTSQLAMAEVTPSAALFRTDIGSVFSEPVYHFNVGQSSVCSEPAYRLTPSPPKQPSHSPSQGSLPSLNGIMEIAGMDDYALLRQPDGASDPNLQKGEKRFTPQHDDICELDEKSMAAAVGKRNSLEDAQHKLNEITNILPLSAQSRLPLLPLNTSSEAYDSGHDSNSTPRTSKHSGISRRAESGYHSVATVRDSDESSFASGMSKGQRHRITVSGTGAVTSAGIGNYQRQCHKKRHRQDQAGNNKGLCNWLLTPFSCTYPETEGEISDF